The following coding sequences are from one Musa acuminata AAA Group cultivar baxijiao chromosome BXJ2-4, Cavendish_Baxijiao_AAA, whole genome shotgun sequence window:
- the LOC135610736 gene encoding DEAD-box ATP-dependent RNA helicase 7-like has product MPSLVLSDPLISSEETKKSKPKKPQYGSPEEEKKNKKKKKQHVEIELSDLELDNGTGETTASEKKKVKKEKKRKVPDDEDKSDTTSDSTEVGEKKTATANGAPAKKPKLMKDEGETDSGAADDPNALSNFRISKVLRETLNSKGIKALFPIQAMTFDLILDGFDLVGRARTGQGKTLAFVLPILESLTNGVHKASRKTGYGRSPTVLVLLPTRELANQVHSDFEVYGGAVGLSSCCLYGGSPYRAQEISLKRGVDIVVGTPGRIKDHIERGTLDLKTLKFRVLDEADEMLNMGFVDDVELILGKVEDVSKVQTLLFSATLPDWVKKISTRFLKKDKKTADLVGNEKLKASASVRHLVLPCTRSARPQIIPDVIRCYSHGGRTIVFTETKESASELAGLLPGARALHGDVMQAQREVILSGFRSGRFLVLVATNVAARGLDINDVQLIIQCEPPRDVEAYIHRSGRTGRAGNTGVAILLYEPKHSFSLSRIERESGVKFEHISAPQPTDIAESAGSEAVDAISNVSDSVIPVFRSQAEHLLSSSGLSAVDILAKALAKAAGFTDIKKRSLLSSMENYVTLLLQTGRPIYSPSFAFSTFRRFLPDDKIEGVKGLSLTADGTGAVFDVPADDVDAFLEGQENAHSVNIEVLEKLPPLQDRDQSRGGNSGRGRFGGGGGRFSGGRGGGGNGSYRRTGGFSNGGGRGRGYGGANRFNNRRK; this is encoded by the exons ATGCCGTCTCTCGTCTTGTCCGATCCTCTTATCTCCTCCGAGGAGACCAAGAAATCGAAGCCCAAGAAGCCCCAGTACGGCTCCcctgaggaggagaagaagaacaagaaaaagaagaagcagcACGTGGAGATCGAGCTCAGCGACCTCGAGCTCGACAACGGCACGGGGGAGACGACGGCGTCTGAGAAGAAGAAGgttaagaaggagaagaagagaaaggttcCCGATGATGAGGATAAGAGCGACACCACCTCGGATTCCACCGAGGTTGGCGAGAAGAAAACCGCGACAGCTAATGGGGCCCCGGCGAAGAAGCCGAAGCTGATGAAGGACGAGGGAGAGACAGATAGCGGCGCGGCCGACGATCCGAACGCCTTGTCCAATTTTAGGATCTCGAAGGTCTTGAGGGAGACTCTGAATTCGAAGGGGATAAAGGCGCTGTTCCCCATCCAGGCCATGACTTTCGATCTCATACTCGATGGGTTTGATTTAGTTGGTCGAGCACGGACTGGTCAG GGCAAAACCTTGGCTTTTGTGTTGCCTATATTGGAGTCATTGACAAATGGGGTTCACAAAGCATCAAGGAAAACAGGTTATGGAAGATCTCCAACTGTTTTGGTACTCCTTCCGACTCGAGAGCTTGCAAATCAG GTTCATTCGGACTTTGAGGTCTATGGCGGGGCAGTTGGGTTATCTTCATGCTGCTTATATGGTGGATCTCCTTACCGTGCTCAGGAAATTTCACTAAAGCGAGGAGTTGATATTGTTGTTGGAACTCCAGGGCGCATAAAA GATCACATAGAGAGGGGGACTCTTGACCTAAAAACATTGAAGTTCCGTGTGCTTGATGAAGCAGATGAAATGTTGAACATGGGATTTGTTGATGATGTGGAACTCATTCTCG GTAAAGTTGAGGATGTTAGCAAGGTGCAAACGCTTCTCTTCAGTGCTACCTTGCCTGACTGGGTGAAGAAG ATTTCCACAAGGTTTCTAAAGAAAGATAAGAAAACAGCTGATCTTGTCGGCAATGAGAAACTGAAGGCTAGTGCTAGCGTCAGACATCTTGTTCTTCCTTGTACTCGTTCAGCAAGGCCACAAATTATTCCTGATGTCATCCGTTGTTATAGCCA TGGTGGTCGAACCATTGTTTTCACTGAGACAAAAGAATCTGCATCTGAACTTGCTGGATTATTACCTGGAGCCCGGGCTTTGCATGGAGACGTAATGCAAGCACAACGTGAA GTCATACTCTCTGGATTCAGGTCAGGCAGGTTTTTGGTTTTGGTTGCTACAAATGTGGCAGCACGTGGCTTAGACATAAATGATGTGCAGCTGATTATACAG TGTGAGCCCCCACGCGATGTTGAAGCTTACATCCATAGATCAGGGCGAACTGGAAGGGCTG GCAATACCGGGGTTGCGATTTTGCTTTATGAACCCAAACACTCCTTTAGTCTTTCTAGAATAGAAAGAGAGTCGGGTGTTAAGTTTGAGCACATCTCTGCACCTCAGCCTACTGATATTGCTGAATCAGCTGGATCTGAAGCAGTTGATGCTATCTCAAATGTCTCTGACAG TGTTATTCCAGTTTTTCGTTCACAAGCGGAACATCTCTTAAGCTCCTCTGGGTTATCAGCAGTGGATATACTAGCAAAAGCCCTTGCTAAGGCTGCT GGGTTTACTGATATAAAGAAGAGGTCACTGCTCTCTTCGATGGAGAATTATGTAACATTACTTCTTCAGACAGGAAGGCCAATCTATTCACCTTC GTTTGCTTTTAGTACCTTTAGAAGATTCTTGCCTGATGACAAGATTGAAGGTGTTAAAGGCCTCTCTCTTACTGCTGATGGCACAGGTGCAGTTTTCGATGTGCCTGCTGATGATGTGGATGCATTCCTTGAAG GCCAAGAAAATGCTCACTCCGTGAACATCGAGGTCCTGGAAAAATTGCCTCCCCTGCAAGACCGAGACCAGTCGAGAGGTGGCAACTCAGGTCGAGGAAGgttcggcggcggcggtggcaggTTCTCCGGCGGTagaggcggcggcggcaacgGTTCGTACCGAAGAACTGGTGGTTTCTCTAATGGAGGTGGTCGGGGAAGAGGTTACGGTGGAGCTAACAGATTTAACAACAGGAGGAAGTGA
- the LOC135610738 gene encoding nudix hydrolase 14, chloroplastic-like, translating to MAARAHRLLLPSAFHRSVIPDPSLHLLPPLLSTAICSGGRRRRVRAQLIVGRMASGGSRAPSSPTRITLPGGDSVEVVAAPGVSDSDLRNAISSSLFKQWLKNMQSDTGLLAGGHMSLRQVYIQGVDMFGRGVGFLKFKADVFDKETQAKIPGIVFARGPAVAVLILLESRGKTYVVLTEQPRVPVGKLILELPAGMIDDEGGDVVGTAVREVEEEIGIHLNKEDMVNLTAFLDPVTGCKVFPSPGGCDEELSLFLYRGHVEEEIISALQGKEMGLRDHGELIKVHVVPYDTLWRVTADAKALAAIALYEMAKRNGFLP from the exons ATGGCAGCTCGCGCGCACCGACTCCTCCTCCCCTCTGCCTTCCACCGAAGCGTGATCCCCGACCCATCTCTCCACCTTTTACCCCCGTTGCTGAGCACCGCAATCTGCAGCGGCGGCCGTCGACGCCGCGTTCGCGCCCAATTAATCGTGGGAAGAATGGCGTCTGGTGGCTCCCGAGCCCCTTCCTCGCCCACGCGCATCACCCTTCCGGGCGGCGACTCCGTCGAGGTCGTAGCCGCCCCCGGCGTCTCCGATTCTGACCTCAG AAATGCCATCAGTTCTTCCCTTTTTAAGCAGTGGTTGAAGAATATGCAGAGTGACACTGGCCTTCTAGCGGGAGGGCATATGTCTTTAAGACAAGTGTACATTCAG GGAGTGGATATGTTTGGTAGAGGTGTTGGGTTCTTAAAGTTCAAAGCAGATGTTTTTGATAAAGAAACACAAGCAAAG ATTCCAGGAATTGTGTTTGCAAGGGGACCAGCTGTTGCTGTGTTGATTCTTTTAGAGTCGAGAGGAAAAACTTATGTTGTTCTTACAGAACAG CCTAGGGTTCCTGTTGGAAAACTCATTTTGGAACTCCCAGCTGGCATGATAGATGATGAAGGCGGTGATGTTGTTGGCACAGCAGTTCGTGAG GTTGAAGAGGAGATAGGGATACACTTGAACAAGGAGGATATGGTGAATCTTACAGCATTTCTTGATCCTGTAACCGGATGCAAAGTTTTTCCATCACCG GGTGGGTGCGACGAGGAACTGAGCCTGTTTCTTTATAGAGGCCATGTAGAGGAGGAGATCATAAGTGCCCTGCAGGGAAAGGAGATGGGCCTCCGTGATCATGGTGAGCTGATTAAGGTACATGTTGTTCCTTACGATACACTTTGGCGTGTGACTGCTGATGCAAAAGCTCTAGCTGCAATTGCCCTATATGAAATGGCGAAGAGGAATGGCTTTTTGCCTTGA